A single genomic interval of Terriglobales bacterium harbors:
- a CDS encoding NAD(P)-dependent oxidoreductase has translation MSSLAGKTLFISGSSRGIGLAIGLRAARDGANVVITGKTETPHPKLPGTIHSAAAEIEAAGGKALALPMDIRFEEQVSAAVEKAVQHFGGLDILVNNASAINLTGTLQTPMKRYDLMMGINVRGTYLCSQACLPHLVRAQNPHILNLSPPLDLRPKWFAPHLAYTMSKYGMSLCVLGMAEEFREAGIAVNALWPRTTIATAALQVIPGAEPERARTPEIVADAAWHILTRPSRTCTGNFFLDDEVLADVGVTDLSRYAVKPGATLRSDIFID, from the coding sequence ATGTCTTCCCTCGCCGGCAAGACCTTGTTCATCTCCGGCTCCAGCCGCGGGATCGGCCTGGCCATCGGCCTGCGCGCCGCCCGCGACGGCGCCAACGTCGTCATCACCGGCAAGACCGAGACGCCACATCCCAAGCTGCCCGGCACCATCCACAGCGCCGCCGCGGAGATCGAGGCCGCCGGTGGCAAGGCCTTGGCCCTGCCCATGGACATCCGCTTCGAGGAGCAGGTCTCCGCGGCGGTAGAGAAGGCGGTTCAGCATTTCGGCGGCCTCGACATCCTGGTCAACAACGCCAGCGCCATCAACCTGACCGGCACGCTGCAGACTCCGATGAAGCGCTACGACCTGATGATGGGCATCAACGTCCGCGGCACCTACCTGTGCTCGCAGGCCTGCCTGCCGCATCTGGTCAGGGCGCAGAACCCTCACATCCTGAACCTGTCGCCGCCGCTCGATCTGCGGCCTAAGTGGTTCGCGCCCCACCTGGCCTACACCATGTCGAAGTACGGCATGAGCCTGTGCGTTCTGGGGATGGCGGAGGAGTTCCGCGAGGCGGGGATCGCGGTGAACGCGTTGTGGCCGCGCACCACCATCGCCACCGCAGCCTTGCAGGTGATCCCCGGCGCCGAGCCGGAGCGTGCCCGTACGCCCGAGATCGTCGCCGACGCCGCCTGGCACATCCTCACCCGCCCCAGCCGCACCTGCACCGGCAACTTCTTCCTGGATGACGAAGTTCTCGCCGACGTCGGCGTCACCGACCTCTCGCGCTATGCCGTCAAGCCCGGCGCGACGCTGCGGTCCGACATTTTCATCGACTAA